CGCTTCTTCGGTGCCGTCGAACGACTCGGTTTTGTTGGCGAAGTTCGCGCGGAAGCCTTCGCGGTTCTGCATGAAGGCCGCGAAGTCGTCGGCCCCCACACGCTCGATCGCCCGCCAGTCGCCGTAGCCCATTTGCTTGAGGAAATGGGCGTTGATGCACTGCTCGTGGTGCTTTTGTTCCGGCAGGGCGAAGAACGGCTTGCCGAAGTAGAGCGCCTCGCCGAGAAGCTGGTTGCCGGCCGCGGCGATCACCGCGTCGCAGCCCGCCAGGTCGTCGAGGAAACCGCTCTCGCTGATCTCGCAGAACGTCAGCTTGCCGCGCGGCGCCCGCGGGCCGAGGCCGTACACACGCACCGGCGTGTCGAGGCCTTCGAGCATGTCGAGGATCCGCGGCGGGGTCGCCTTGCGGAGGTACGTCAGCAGGTGCTCGCCGCGGGTCGGCGTGCGGTCTCGCAGCGCGGGCCGAAGCAACGGGCCGACCTGCGTCACGTTCTCGCAGCCCCTGCGCAGCGGCGGCTTGTAGAACGCCGAGACAACGGTCTTCTCTTGGCCGATGCCGAACATCCAAACCGCCCAGCTCATGGCCCACGCCCACCAACGCAACCTGAGCGGCAGCGACGACAAGTCGTAGGTCGTCATGAAGTGCTGGTGGTCGAGGCTCAGCACCGGCACGCCCACGCGCCGCGCGGCCCGCGGCATGAGCGGCTCGAAATCGGCCACCACCAAGTCGGGGCGGTCCGAGCGCAGCCGCTTCTCCAGCGTGCTGGTGTGCCGGCCAAGCCGCACCCACAGGGCGAGCCCCTCACGGATGGTGCGCAGCAGGGCGAGCTTCTTCTCGGTGTAACAAAACCGCAGGCCGGGGATCTCGACCACCTCGACCTCGGGGTCGTCGGCGTACTCCTTGCTCAAG
The Pseudobythopirellula maris DNA segment above includes these coding regions:
- a CDS encoding glycosyltransferase family protein encodes the protein MATIYFSVMGEGRGHAARARSMVERLRGEHRMVLFTSHDALAFLSKEYADDPEVEVVEIPGLRFCYTEKKLALLRTIREGLALWVRLGRHTSTLEKRLRSDRPDLVVADFEPLMPRAARRVGVPVLSLDHQHFMTTYDLSSLPLRLRWWAWAMSWAVWMFGIGQEKTVVSAFYKPPLRRGCENVTQVGPLLRPALRDRTPTRGEHLLTYLRKATPPRILDMLEGLDTPVRVYGLGPRAPRGKLTFCEISESGFLDDLAGCDAVIAAAGNQLLGEALYFGKPFFALPEQKHHEQCINAHFLKQMGYGDWRAIERVGADDFAAFMQNREGFRANFANKTESFDGTEEAAAAIDAMLFSPRSMTGD